A DNA window from Geitlerinema sp. PCC 9228 contains the following coding sequences:
- the pgl gene encoding 6-phosphogluconolactonase, translated as MQPKVEILADQTALIQRSLELMVEKIQQSVRERGICTIALSGGSTPRPLYEAIAAQNLPWEKIHVFWGDERYVPSHHPDSNEKLARDAWLNRVAIPAENIHPTPTDSGNPQQDAQRYEQQLQQFFQLSPGTMPVLDIMLQGMGDDGHTASLFPHTEALQVCDRAIAVGNKDGSPRITFTIPAINNARCVLFLVAGSGKQNAIEQVFSQTADPQTYPAKFIQPQGELWWLLDVAAGAPLQS; from the coding sequence ATGCAGCCAAAAGTGGAAATTCTCGCAGATCAAACCGCTCTGATTCAGCGATCGCTAGAGCTGATGGTGGAGAAAATCCAGCAGTCGGTTCGGGAAAGGGGGATTTGCACAATCGCCCTCTCCGGGGGCAGCACCCCCAGACCGCTTTACGAAGCGATCGCAGCACAAAACCTGCCGTGGGAGAAAATTCATGTATTTTGGGGCGACGAACGCTACGTTCCCAGCCACCATCCCGACAGCAACGAAAAACTCGCTAGAGATGCTTGGCTGAACCGCGTAGCCATCCCGGCAGAAAATATCCATCCCACCCCCACTGACAGTGGCAATCCGCAACAAGACGCCCAACGGTACGAACAGCAATTGCAGCAATTTTTTCAACTGTCACCGGGCACCATGCCGGTTTTAGATATTATGCTACAGGGGATGGGCGATGACGGGCATACCGCTTCTTTATTCCCCCATACCGAAGCCCTTCAGGTATGCGATCGCGCGATCGCAGTGGGCAACAAAGACGGATCGCCCCGGATTACCTTTACCATTCCCGCTATTAACAATGCCCGTTGCGTTCTTTTTCTGGTTGCCGGTAGTGGCAAACAAAACGCCATCGAGCAAGTCTTTTCCCAAACCGCCGACCCCCAAACCTATCCTGCCAAATTCATCCAACCCCAAGGAGAACTGTGGTGGTTGCTCGACGTTGCCGCTGGTGCCCCCCTGCAATCTTAA
- a CDS encoding FHA domain-containing protein has protein sequence MIVCPNCNHQNPDWAIQCEACLSELPQMVSCPSCGATVQSDASFCGQCGYDLSGNQNQNTETEESEAAAEASPQIPTPTVAPPEVEETSEVGAETGSQTPTPAPTPAPAATPQATQLQTQQASLLHVQTDTTIELPAHLPVIHVGKPNDRIPPDIDLSGFPNAEVVSRSHIDIRQEGDAFYVEDVGSTNGTYINNLPLQPGNRHRLRSGDRIALGKGDLVTFLFQLA, from the coding sequence ATGATTGTTTGTCCGAACTGTAACCATCAAAATCCCGACTGGGCGATACAATGCGAAGCCTGCCTGAGTGAGCTGCCACAAATGGTCAGCTGCCCTAGCTGCGGTGCCACCGTGCAAAGCGACGCCAGCTTTTGCGGTCAGTGCGGCTACGACCTCAGCGGCAACCAAAACCAAAATACCGAGACCGAAGAATCCGAAGCAGCCGCCGAAGCATCCCCGCAAATCCCCACCCCCACCGTGGCACCGCCGGAAGTGGAAGAAACCTCGGAAGTAGGTGCCGAAACAGGTTCCCAAACGCCTACGCCAGCACCCACGCCTGCCCCTGCCGCTACCCCCCAAGCCACGCAGCTGCAAACCCAGCAAGCTTCCCTACTGCACGTGCAAACCGACACCACTATCGAACTGCCCGCCCACTTGCCGGTGATTCACGTGGGCAAACCCAACGACCGCATACCACCGGATATCGACCTGTCGGGATTTCCCAACGCCGAAGTGGTTTCCCGCAGCCATATTGATATCCGTCAGGAAGGGGATGCATTTTATGTAGAAGATGTGGGCAGTACCAATGGTACCTATATCAATAACTTACCCCTGCAGCCGGGGAACCGACATCGCTTGCGTAGCGGCGATCGCATTGCTTTGGGGAAGGGAGATTTGGTAACGTTCCTGTTTCAACTTGCTTAA
- a CDS encoding FHA domain-containing protein, with product MEPYGGNEIIITLVNPILQSVPIKSWTFRSRQPTISIGRAAENHVVLYSAVVSRHHLEVRRQGLHWEIVNLSANGTFVDEKPIDKMTVLDGLKLRLARSGPILQFHLGKPSPPSPSPEAS from the coding sequence TTGGAACCTTACGGAGGCAATGAAATTATCATTACCCTAGTCAATCCCATTTTGCAATCGGTGCCCATCAAAAGTTGGACGTTTCGTTCCCGCCAGCCAACCATCTCCATTGGCAGGGCAGCCGAAAACCACGTGGTGCTTTACAGTGCAGTGGTCTCGCGTCACCATTTAGAGGTACGACGCCAAGGGTTGCACTGGGAAATTGTGAATTTAAGTGCCAACGGTACCTTTGTCGATGAGAAACCCATCGACAAAATGACTGTTCTCGATGGCCTCAAACTGCGTTTGGCGCGTAGTGGTCCCATTTTACAATTTCATTTGGGAAAACCATCGCCTCCCTCTCCCTCGCCCGAGGCTTCCTGA